In the Gemmatimonadaceae bacterium genome, one interval contains:
- a CDS encoding M28 family peptidase: MIVAQNGPGQIYDDTTPQPPAVILRNDDAGRIYRLMADGTPVSVEFNVSNQYFPDGKTSYVTVAEIPGTDKADEVVMLGGHLDSWTSATGATDNAIGCAIMMEAARILEAVGAKPRRTIRVALWSGAEGGLLGSFAYVKQPFGSAEEPTRDFNKLDAYWNIDDGTGRVRGASIFGPPEATILAQYLKPFEDWGVFGAAASTAPVEGGSDDGAFAVAGLPGIGTQQDGIEYNSTTWHTDLDTYERIVPEDVMHNAVLTAAVVLGLANRDEMLPRFSKGEMPAVPQRRR, from the coding sequence GTGATCGTGGCCCAGAACGGGCCCGGGCAGATCTACGACGACACCACGCCGCAGCCCCCGGCCGTGATTCTGCGCAACGACGACGCCGGGCGCATCTACCGGCTGATGGCGGACGGCACGCCGGTGAGCGTGGAGTTCAACGTCTCGAACCAGTATTTCCCCGACGGCAAGACGAGCTACGTGACCGTGGCCGAGATCCCGGGCACCGACAAGGCCGACGAGGTCGTGATGCTCGGCGGGCACCTGGATTCGTGGACCAGCGCCACCGGCGCCACCGACAACGCCATCGGGTGCGCGATCATGATGGAAGCCGCGCGCATTCTGGAGGCCGTAGGCGCCAAGCCGCGGCGCACCATCCGCGTGGCCCTGTGGAGCGGTGCGGAAGGGGGGTTGCTAGGGTCGTTCGCCTACGTGAAGCAGCCTTTCGGGAGCGCCGAAGAGCCCACCAGGGATTTCAACAAGCTCGACGCCTACTGGAACATCGACGACGGCACCGGCAGGGTGCGCGGCGCGAGCATTTTCGGACCGCCGGAAGCGACGATCCTCGCGCAGTACCTGAAGCCGTTCGAGGACTGGGGCGTGTTCGGCGCCGCGGCGTCGACGGCGCCTGTGGAGGGTGGCAGCGACGACGGTGCGTTCGCGGTGGCGGGCCTGCCCGGCATCGGCACGCAGCAGGACGGCATCGAGTACAACAGCACGACGTGGCATACGGACCTTGATACCTACGAGCGGATCGTGCCGGAGGACGTCATGCACAATGCAGTCCTCACCGCGGCCGTGGTGCTTGGGTTGGCGAATCGGGATGAGATGTTGCCGAGGTTCTCGAAGGGCGAGATGCCGGCGGTGCCTCAAAGAAGGCGGTAA